Proteins encoded together in one Mastomys coucha isolate ucsf_1 unplaced genomic scaffold, UCSF_Mcou_1 pScaffold16, whole genome shotgun sequence window:
- the Cd5l gene encoding CD5 antigen-like, with protein sequence MAPLFNLMLAVLTIFVGLCLSEFPSKVRLVGGAHRCEGRVEVEVNGQWGTVCDDGWDRSDVAVVCRELSCGAAIHTPRGASYQPPASEEQRVLIQGVECSGMEDKLAQCTLHDDVFDCSHEEDAGAQCEKFPSKVRLVGGAHRCEGRVEVEVNGQWGTVCDDGWDRSDVAVVCRELNCGAAIHTPRGASYQPPASEEQRVLIQGVECSGMEDTLAQCMLHGDVSDCSHEEDAGAQCENPDSDLLFVPETVRLVDGSGSCQGRVEVLHQAQWSTVCKAGWNLKASKAVCRQLGCGRALLTHTCCNKSTQGKGPIWMGKMSCSGQEANLQDCPFSRLENNCTHGEDTWIECEDPFELRLVGGDTSCSGRLEVLHKGSWGSVCDDSWGEKEDQVVCKQLGCGKPLSPSPKARKSYGPGAGHIWLDDVACSGKELSLEFCRHRLWGYHDCTHEEDVGLICSE encoded by the exons AGTTTCCATCTAAAGTGCGGCTAGTGGGAGGTGCCCACCGCTGTGAAGGGCGAGTGGAGGTGGAAGTCAATGGCCAGTGGGGGACTGTGTGTGATGACGGCTGGGACCGGAGTGATGTGGCTGTGGTGTGCCGGGAGCTCAGTTGTGGAGCAGCTATCCACACCCCACGTGGTGCATCATATCAGCCACCAGCATCCGAAGAACAGAGAGTTCTTATTCAAGGGGTTGAATGCAGCGGGATGGAAGACAAGTTGGCTCAGTGTACACTGCATGACGACGTTTTTGATTGCTCGCATGAAGAAGATGCTGGGGCACAGTGTGAGA AGTTTCCATCCAAAGTGCGGCTAGTGGGAGGTGCCCACCGCTGTGAAGGGCGAGTGGAGGTGGAAGTCAATGGCCAGTGGGGGACTGTGTGTGATGACGGCTGGGACCGGAGTGATGTGGCTGTGGTGTGCCGGGAGCTCAATTGTGGAGCAGCTATCCACACCCCACGTGGTGCATCATATCAGCCACCAGCATCTGAAGAACAGAGAGTTCTTATTCAAGGGGTTGAATGCAGTGGGATGGAAGACACGTTGGCTCAGTGTATGCTACATGGCGATGTTTCTGATTGCTCGCATGAAGAAGATGCTGGGGCACAGTGTGAGA ACCCAGACAGTGACCTCCTCTTCGTTCCAGAGACTGTACGTCTAGTAGATGGCTCAGGGAGCTGCCAGGGTCGAGTGGAGGTGCTCCACCAGGCCCAGTGGAGCACTGTGTGTAAAGCAGGCTGGAACTTAAAGGCTTCaaaggcagtgtgcaggcagctGGGGTGCGGGCGGGCACTTCTGACCCACACATGCTGCAACAAGAGTACTCAGGGCAAAGGACCTATCTGGATGGGCAAGATGTCATGTTCTGGACAAGAAGCAAACCTTCAGGACTGCCCTTTTAGTCGTTTGGAGAACAACTGTACCCATGGGGAGGACACATGGATAGAATGCGAAG ATCCCTTTGAGCTGAGGCTGGTTGGGGGAGACACCTCCTGCTCTGGGAGGTTGGAGGTGCTGCACAAGGGTTCCTGGGGCTCTGTCTGTGATGACAgctggggagaaaaggaggaCCAGGTGGTCTGTAAGCAACTGGGCTGTGGGAagcccctctctccatcccccaaagCCCGCAAAAGCTACGGGCCTGGGGCAGGCCACATCTGGCTGGATGACGTCGCTTGCTCAGGGAAGGAGCTCTCTCTGGAGTTCTGCCGGCACAGGCTGTGGGGGTACCACGACTGTACCCATGAGGAAGATGTGGGGCTGATCTGCTCAG